The DNA region CAGGAGAGCTCCGAGTAATTCAAGTCAAAACACCGGACTGTTGGCCAGTAATGAGTCTAAATCCAGTCGAACAGTAGGGAGAAGGCGTCCTTCGAAATTGAGAAGACTGGTCCAAACTGCCAGTAGAAAGGCGTATGCGATATCTCTAGTGCTGAATTGGAAAAACCAACCAGACCCCTTAGAAGCCAAGGAATGTGTTTCTCCCTACAGTGGTGGCCCCACCAACAGCGACAAGCCCCCAGTGCAGCAGCCTGACACGAGGCTTCCACCGCACCGCACCGAGGCTTCAGGATGAATCCAAATCTGACAAACCCCCCTCCTCATCCGCAACCTACCATGAGCACTACACGGCTAACTCCGCTGAACAGGACCCCGCAGCGGCCGAGGAGGCTTCCAGGCCAAACACCAGGTCAGTCTTCAAATCTCGAGACAGAAGAGTTGGCAGTGTAATTAAAGATGAAGATGTGTGCGTTAGCAGCGTGGGcaaaaaatgaaacatacaCAATTACACAGTAAAAACCTCATGTGCACATGGCAGACACCCACAGTAAACCGTACACAATACTACACAGCGCTGGCCAGACCTGTAAGTATGAGTGTGGCGAGGCAATACAGCACAAGAAATATGCACTCATGCTGAAACGTCCCTCTTTGCGTGTCCGTGGAAAGCTACCAGGACCAGGGCGGAGAGCAGGGCGAGGAATACGAAACAGAGGAGCAGCTTCAAGCTCGAATCCTGACCGCCGCTCTGGAGTTCGTCCCGCTGCACGGCTGGTCGATGGAAGCCGTAGCGGCCGCCGCTGAGGTGAGCTGCAGTGCCCGAGTTCCAGGCGGGGACCCCCTCATAGCACGACAGCTCTCTGCTGCCCAGTCTAGACCTAATTGTGTTGTGAAATTGAGATTTCAGATTGTCTTATTACGCTTATGTTgctttgcctgtgtgtgtgtgtttgttcgtttgttcttgttgttgttattgttgttgtagaCACTGGGCCTGTCCTCTGCCTCCACCGGTATGTTCTATAACGGAGCTGGAGACTTGGTCCTACACTTCATCGCCCAGTGCAACTCACAGCTGATAGAGATCCTGGCTGAACAACACAACCAGGTTCAGCTGGGCCAGGCAgagtatgtacacacacacacacacacacacacacacacacacctgcagtctAATTGTATTGTTAAAATGTGAGTAAACTTAACCTCTTACAGCCTAAACAATGGTTTTCACTTAGAAGCTGTAAAGCCTCTGTTACACTTTGAGCTCCAAATGGGAAAAGTGCAGATTTCAGCTTTTAGCTTTGACAACTCGTGTTGTTGCTGCAGACCAAAGAAGACTGCTGACTTCCTAAGAGATGCTGTAGAGACCAGACTGAGGATGTACATCCCTTACATTGAATCATGGCCACAGGTATAGTGTGCATGATGATCATCAgcaacttttctctctctcttttttttttttcatttgtttattctcaatactgtgtgtgtgtgtgtgtgtgtgtgtgtgtgtcctcaggcgATGAGCATCCTGCTCCTTCCTCACAACATCCCAGACAGCCTGAAGCACCTCTCCACCCTGGTGGACGACATCTGGTACTACGCCGGAGATCGATCCACAGACGTGAGTGGATCTTATCACCCTCgatccccttcttcttcttcttctgctgctgctcatacCTTCCTGTCCCCCTTTCATCACCACCCCCACAATATCAGGCCTGCCACCTCCCAGGTTACTCCCCATCCCCTGACTCCCATGTTTATACCATGGCCATAGAAATTACTTGTTACTGATTAGCTGGCAGGtgcccctttttaaaaatgtatatctgTGCGTCTTACAGCTCCAATCAAAAGTTTAATGATCGTTCAAAAATCCGCACTCGGTTTATATGAGACTGCCAGTAATCAGCGCAAAAATAGTGATGAATTTAAACTAACTAGGGGTTAAACCATGTACTCTCACCACAGTTTAATAGACGGACTGCTTGTCAGTTCTCCTGTTTTTTCTGGTTTAAGCATGATAATGCACtctgaaatgtcttttaatATTGGGAAATAATGGACCTCAGCCTCATCCGTTATTATCTTGTATTGGGACGCCTCATCATAGATTATCCCTTGCATTATCTACTCTTGCTGTCTTTAGGGCCTGATAGTAACGTCAGTCGTGGTTGTCAGACAGTCTGCGTGACATCCGCTTTAATATGTACACTTATATATGAATACTTTAATAATTAAGTGATTGCCATATTTTAATTGCTTGCATTTGTgaaaagtgttgttttatttcagacagCCAACATTCTAGATGATATAATGCTGTGACAAGAGATGGCACCCGATCAGCTGTGAGAATGTATCTGCGGATTGGTCgcttgattaatcgtttggtccataaattgtcagaaaatagtgaaaaatgtcgGAAAAAACTTACGGCAGAGAATTTGGGGGGATTTGTGctttgaaaacaacaacaacaaacaattcaTCGATAATCAAAACAGTCGCAGATTCATTTTcgatcgattaattgactaatcgttgcagccaTAAAGTGATGTGCCTCCTTGAAGGAGCTGAaattctttctcactctcttaTCTTTTGTTGCAGGTTGCACATCCTTGTATTGTAGTTAGTGTGTTCTTCTGCACATGTTGCTGTATGCGTTTTAACCTAAGGCACATTGAGTTTAACATTACGTTGCCTTGCCTCTTTCAAAAATGTGGGACGTGATCTTTCCATaccacccccttttttttttcttttgtagatGAACTGGTACACCAAACGGGCCGCGCTGACAGGCATCTATAACACCACAGAGCTGGTGATGCTCCAGGATTCCTCCCCAGACTTCCAGGACACCTGGAACTTCCTTGACAACCGGATTCAGGATGTGGTCAACATGGCCTCCTCCGCCAAACAGGTAGAGTGCACCGCATGAAGCATAGAGAAGCAAAGAGTCGAACAAAAGGGGCGACCAGGCGAAGTTTGGTCATTGAGGAGTCGCTTTAAGTCCCCCTTTTGATACTTATGTAGGAATACccacctctctgtgtttcctaaCTTTACCCATCAGTGGAATAATTGCACCGCTCATTCTCCTCGCACTGCTCCTTGAGATGTCTGAGACTCAGATGGTACCCTGTATTTAGATGAGTGTGTTCCACTTTGTTCTGCAGGTGCAGTCGACTGGTGAGGCAGTGGTGCAGGGGCTCATGGGAGCTGCTTTTACAGTAAGTCTTTGCCTC from Enoplosus armatus isolate fEnoArm2 chromosome 6, fEnoArm2.hap1, whole genome shotgun sequence includes:
- the coq9 gene encoding ubiquinone biosynthesis protein COQ9, mitochondrial; translation: MAALLRGLRAGRALRGLGSVVAPPTATSPQCSSLTRGFHRTAPRLQDESKSDKPPSSSATYHEHYTANSAEQDPAAAEEASRPNTSYQDQGGEQGEEYETEEQLQARILTAALEFVPLHGWSMEAVAAAAETLGLSSASTGMFYNGAGDLVLHFIAQCNSQLIEILAEQHNQVQLGQAEPKKTADFLRDAVETRLRMYIPYIESWPQAMSILLLPHNIPDSLKHLSTLVDDIWYYAGDRSTDMNWYTKRAALTGIYNTTELVMLQDSSPDFQDTWNFLDNRIQDVVNMASSAKQVQSTGEAVVQGLMGAAFTLKNLTGMNQRR